A window of Haliscomenobacter hydrossis DSM 1100 contains these coding sequences:
- a CDS encoding response regulator, giving the protein MKKETKIKIFLVDDDAVFLKLLEIEFLQHADYVIKTFATGELCLANLSFNPDIVILDYHLDGIDKNAINGIQTLDKIKAYNPDIAVVMLSSQDKIDVAVNCMHHLAFDYVVKSETAFFRLQKNITTIFRFKKIEKELSWYMERM; this is encoded by the coding sequence ATGAAAAAAGAAACAAAAATCAAAATTTTTTTGGTAGACGACGATGCCGTTTTCCTGAAGCTCTTGGAAATTGAATTCCTCCAGCATGCGGATTATGTCATCAAGACTTTTGCGACTGGTGAACTTTGCCTGGCAAATTTGTCCTTCAACCCGGATATTGTCATTCTGGATTACCACCTCGATGGGATCGATAAAAATGCCATCAATGGAATCCAGACCCTCGACAAGATCAAAGCATACAATCCCGATATTGCCGTGGTGATGTTGTCTTCTCAAGACAAGATTGACGTAGCGGTAAATTGTATGCACCACCTGGCTTTTGACTACGTGGTGAAAAGTGAAACGGCCTTCTTCCGCTTACAAAAAAACATCACCACCATTTTCAGATTCAAAAAAATCGAGAAGGAATTGAGTTGGTACATGGAGCGGATGTAG
- a CDS encoding DUF305 domain-containing protein, with protein MQKNIVIAAAAPLSVCFLQSCGNTDNHPNASELDTTMHPKAPKDSAGKAKMIIDNDLMYAMSSTMAKMKIIMMSGDFDLDFANMMILHHQAAIDMSRVEIAQGRDEQIKAMALDIITLQNAQIVQMQEFVLNYNTPAIKVAQITEKPNPLGATMKTMMDKMNNMPMTGNTDQDFVAMMIPHHRAAVKMAEDELKHGKSLELKKLAKQMIVDQNEEIEEFKAWIINHK; from the coding sequence ATGCAAAAGAACATAGTAATCGCAGCAGCAGCGCCGCTCAGTGTGTGTTTCCTGCAATCTTGCGGAAACACCGACAACCATCCCAATGCCAGTGAATTGGATACCACGATGCACCCCAAAGCGCCAAAAGATTCAGCGGGCAAAGCTAAAATGATCATCGACAATGACTTGATGTACGCGATGAGCAGTACGATGGCCAAAATGAAGATCATCATGATGAGTGGGGACTTTGATCTTGATTTTGCCAATATGATGATCCTGCACCACCAGGCCGCCATTGACATGAGCAGGGTGGAAATAGCCCAGGGCAGAGACGAACAAATTAAAGCAATGGCATTAGACATCATCACCCTGCAGAATGCCCAGATCGTACAAATGCAGGAGTTTGTGTTGAACTACAATACGCCAGCAATTAAAGTAGCACAAATAACCGAAAAGCCCAATCCATTGGGGGCGACCATGAAAACCATGATGGATAAAATGAACAACATGCCCATGACTGGCAATACCGATCAGGACTTTGTAGCCATGATGATCCCCCACCACCGCGCTGCCGTAAAGATGGCCGAAGATGAATTGAAACATGGAAAAAGCCTGGAGTTGAAAAAATTGGCCAAGCAAATGATTGTGGATCAAAATGAAGAAATCGAAGAATTTAAAGCCTGGATCATCAACCATAAATAG
- a CDS encoding ferritin-like domain-containing protein — MSQEKAIGVLNTLIEINNDRIEGYDTASKETEEADLKTLFFHLSQASLKCKRELVYEIRKLGGTPMEETTSTTGKFYRVWMDIKAAFTGNDRKTILNSCEYGEDVAADTYNEALNNNLEYLSPDQQTLLTKQYLLIKAGHDKIKALRDALVEA; from the coding sequence ATGAGTCAGGAAAAAGCAATCGGAGTGTTGAACACACTCATCGAAATCAATAACGATAGAATTGAAGGGTATGATACGGCTTCTAAAGAAACCGAAGAAGCAGATTTGAAAACCCTGTTTTTCCACCTTTCACAGGCCAGCCTCAAATGTAAAAGAGAACTGGTGTATGAAATCCGCAAATTGGGGGGAACCCCCATGGAAGAAACTACCTCTACCACGGGTAAGTTTTACCGGGTTTGGATGGACATTAAAGCGGCTTTTACTGGCAATGACCGCAAAACCATCCTCAATTCCTGCGAGTACGGCGAAGACGTTGCCGCAGATACGTACAATGAGGCTTTGAACAACAACCTTGAGTACCTCAGCCCCGACCAACAAACCCTGTTGACCAAACAATACCTGCTGATCAAAGCGGGCCATGATAAAATCAAGGCCTTGCGGGATGCATTGGTAGAAGCATAG
- a CDS encoding porin family protein, translating to MKLRKLKIAIFLGLGCIMMIPSIAQAQASFGIRAGLNATNISFDNLDNRSERLGYHAGIFADLPLGGEFISVQPELSYSVKGTAYKPLTEKRTLSFDYVDFLLPFAFKLGPVDLQVGPFASYLISDRDYIVIENNQVITDAFKKFDGGLTAGISFNFNKVFLGIRYNQGFSDLTRDNVREFLGSGKNGVGQVSLGFKF from the coding sequence ATGAAACTGAGAAAACTAAAAATCGCCATTTTTTTGGGTTTGGGATGCATCATGATGATCCCATCAATTGCCCAGGCACAAGCTTCGTTTGGCATCCGGGCGGGTTTGAACGCCACCAACATATCCTTTGATAATTTGGACAATCGCAGTGAACGCCTCGGATACCACGCCGGTATTTTTGCCGACTTACCACTCGGGGGCGAATTCATCTCCGTACAGCCCGAATTGAGCTACTCGGTGAAAGGAACAGCTTACAAGCCCTTAACCGAAAAGAGAACTTTGAGCTTTGATTACGTTGATTTCCTGTTGCCTTTTGCCTTCAAGTTGGGTCCAGTTGACCTGCAAGTAGGTCCCTTTGCCTCGTATTTGATCTCCGACCGGGATTACATCGTCATTGAAAACAATCAGGTCATTACCGATGCTTTCAAAAAATTTGACGGAGGCCTTACTGCGGGCATCAGCTTCAATTTTAATAAAGTATTCTTAGGCATCAGATACAACCAGGGCTTTTCCGATTTGACCAGAGACAATGTCCGGGAATTCCTGGGCAGTGGAAAAAATGGAGTAGGCCAGGTTTCACTGGGCTTTAAGTTCTAA
- a CDS encoding OmpA family protein, giving the protein MKKILFFLLISGMLFVGCKSAQKTQTSTGQRSDKPKSAKDKTTKGAVIGAAGGAVIGGIIGNKGNNTVIGAIIGAAAGGAVGAVIGSKMDKQAKKMEEDLGNTATVERVGEGIKVTFNSQLLFDFGKSSLMESNKQTLESFAETLKQNPDTDLLIVGHTDNVGSDAFNQSLSENRAAAVSNHLSTFGVSSSRLKIQGMGEKQPLVANTTESERAQNRRVEIAIIANEAMKAEAKKEVGQ; this is encoded by the coding sequence ATGAAAAAAATACTCTTTTTTTTACTGATATCCGGCATGTTATTCGTCGGATGCAAAAGTGCCCAGAAAACCCAAACATCCACTGGACAACGCTCCGATAAACCAAAATCAGCTAAGGACAAAACCACCAAAGGAGCCGTTATTGGTGCCGCAGGTGGCGCCGTTATTGGCGGCATCATTGGCAACAAAGGCAACAACACCGTAATCGGTGCCATCATCGGTGCCGCCGCTGGAGGTGCTGTTGGAGCTGTCATTGGCAGCAAAATGGACAAGCAAGCCAAAAAAATGGAAGAAGACCTGGGCAATACCGCAACCGTAGAACGGGTAGGGGAGGGCATTAAAGTGACCTTCAATAGCCAGTTGCTGTTCGACTTTGGCAAGTCCAGTCTGATGGAATCCAACAAACAAACCCTCGAAAGTTTCGCCGAAACCCTGAAGCAAAACCCCGATACGGATTTGCTGATCGTTGGGCATACCGACAATGTAGGTTCCGATGCATTCAATCAATCACTATCCGAAAATCGCGCCGCCGCAGTATCCAATCACCTGTCCACTTTTGGCGTGAGCAGCAGCCGCCTGAAAATTCAGGGAATGGGTGAAAAACAACCTCTGGTTGCAAACACTACGGAAAGCGAGCGGGCACAAAACCGTCGGGTTGAAATCGCCATCATTGCCAATGAAGCCATGAAAGCGGAAGCCAAGAAGGAAGTAGGTCAATAA
- a CDS encoding ATP-binding protein, producing the protein MEIEMKEPLDKTTAENPGSNQWAITRKTMEAQALMVQNMLMTLPAFVCILRGADYVFDFVNPHYQQLFGKRELLGKPLLVALPELAGQGIEQILEEVYRTGEPYIGVDLPFLLARDENMEPELRYFNFCYQPMRDEHNQIFAVLDYGYEVTEQVNAKTSNQKNEQQNALELEEKVQQRTFDLSAANGVLRKKNQEIEETRGKLLSEYARSLIEASLDPLITISTKGKITDHNEALANITGKTRQQLIGSDFSLYFTEPEKASEVYEEVFEKGFVTNYPLTIIDGELTNVLFNGSVYKDEKGNVLGAVVVARDITAQKRIESELIEAKVFAELAKGIAETAQSSAESATQIAVDAVKAKQQFLSNMSHEIRTPMNAIIGFTKVVLKTELSAKQKEYLTAIKMSGDALIVLINDILDLAKVDAGKMDFEETPFRLAFSITAMLHLFETKIQEKNLALVKVYDEEIPEVLVGDPVRLHQIILNLVSNAVKFTNKGQITVSVRMLHADADKVTIEFAVADTGIGITKDKIPTIFENFQQASSGTSRLYGGTGLGLAIAKQLVEKQGGTIRVESVVEQGSTFSFILDFRKTNAEAQFETEIIELDAEIKNINVLVVEDMALNQLLMKTVLDDFGFECDITANGKLAIEKLETKSYDIILMDLQMPEMNGFEATEYIRNTLHSAIPIIALTADVTTVDLAKCKAVGMNDYIAKPVDERVLYTKIVGLVKKPFLDSKLAHRNHEQINKIKYTDLDYLVQRTKNNAEMITAMIMAYLEQTPPLISTMKQSLLKQDWKALQAAVHKMIPSFSIMGISADFESMAKKVQEFARTQQQTDEIQSMVLQLENVCQQACRELEEELKRIKKINP; encoded by the coding sequence ATGGAAATAGAAATGAAAGAGCCCCTGGACAAAACGACTGCTGAAAACCCTGGATCAAACCAGTGGGCGATTACCCGCAAAACTATGGAGGCTCAGGCGCTGATGGTGCAAAACATGCTCATGACGCTTCCGGCATTTGTCTGTATCCTGCGGGGCGCTGACTATGTTTTTGATTTTGTCAATCCCCATTATCAACAATTGTTTGGCAAGCGGGAATTGTTGGGCAAGCCCCTGCTCGTAGCACTTCCCGAATTGGCCGGGCAGGGCATTGAGCAGATATTGGAAGAGGTGTACCGTACGGGTGAACCATATATTGGTGTAGATCTGCCATTTTTATTGGCCCGCGATGAAAACATGGAGCCTGAATTGCGGTATTTCAATTTTTGCTACCAGCCCATGCGCGATGAGCACAACCAGATTTTTGCCGTTTTAGACTACGGGTATGAAGTGACCGAGCAGGTCAATGCCAAAACATCCAACCAGAAAAACGAGCAGCAAAACGCGCTGGAGCTGGAAGAAAAGGTCCAACAACGCACCTTTGACCTCAGCGCAGCCAATGGGGTACTGCGCAAGAAAAATCAGGAAATTGAAGAAACCCGCGGAAAATTATTGTCAGAATACGCACGGAGCCTGATTGAAGCAAGTCTTGACCCTTTGATCACCATCAGCACCAAGGGAAAAATTACGGACCACAACGAGGCTTTGGCGAATATTACTGGCAAAACCCGTCAGCAATTGATTGGCAGTGACTTCAGTCTTTATTTCACTGAACCAGAAAAAGCCAGTGAAGTATACGAGGAAGTTTTTGAAAAAGGCTTTGTGACCAATTATCCGCTCACCATTATTGATGGAGAGCTCACCAACGTGTTGTTCAACGGTTCGGTGTACAAAGATGAAAAAGGAAATGTGCTGGGAGCGGTGGTCGTAGCCCGAGACATCACCGCGCAAAAAAGAATCGAATCGGAATTGATCGAAGCCAAAGTCTTTGCCGAACTGGCCAAGGGCATTGCTGAAACAGCACAAAGCAGTGCCGAAAGTGCCACGCAGATCGCCGTAGACGCGGTTAAAGCCAAACAACAGTTTTTGTCCAACATGAGCCACGAGATCCGTACACCCATGAACGCGATCATCGGGTTCACCAAAGTGGTACTAAAAACGGAACTCAGCGCCAAACAAAAGGAATATTTAACCGCCATCAAGATGAGCGGCGATGCCTTGATCGTACTCATCAACGACATTCTCGATCTGGCGAAGGTGGATGCAGGAAAAATGGATTTTGAAGAAACCCCTTTCCGCCTGGCTTTTTCGATCACAGCCATGCTGCATTTGTTTGAAACCAAAATTCAAGAGAAAAATTTGGCATTGGTTAAAGTATACGACGAGGAAATTCCCGAGGTGTTGGTGGGTGACCCCGTGCGCCTGCACCAAATCATCTTAAACCTGGTCAGCAATGCGGTGAAATTCACCAACAAAGGCCAGATCACCGTAAGTGTGCGCATGCTGCACGCCGATGCGGATAAAGTGACCATTGAATTTGCCGTGGCGGACACTGGAATTGGTATCACCAAGGATAAAATACCCACTATTTTTGAAAATTTTCAACAGGCCTCCAGCGGCACCTCCCGGTTGTATGGTGGAACGGGACTGGGGCTGGCCATTGCCAAACAATTGGTAGAAAAACAGGGTGGAACCATTCGCGTAGAAAGTGTGGTGGAGCAGGGTTCAACCTTCAGTTTTATCCTGGATTTTAGAAAAACCAATGCCGAAGCACAATTTGAAACCGAGATCATCGAGCTGGATGCGGAAATCAAAAACATTAACGTATTGGTGGTAGAAGACATGGCCCTCAATCAACTGCTGATGAAAACGGTACTGGATGATTTTGGGTTCGAATGCGACATTACGGCGAATGGAAAATTGGCCATCGAAAAACTGGAAACCAAATCGTACGACATCATTTTGATGGACTTACAAATGCCCGAAATGAACGGGTTTGAAGCCACGGAATACATCCGCAATACCCTGCATTCTGCGATTCCCATCATCGCCTTGACCGCCGATGTCACCACTGTTGATTTGGCAAAATGTAAAGCCGTAGGCATGAACGATTACATCGCCAAACCCGTTGATGAGCGGGTGTTGTACACTAAAATAGTGGGGCTGGTGAAAAAACCGTTCCTCGATAGCAAGCTTGCGCACAGAAACCATGAGCAAATCAACAAAATAAAATACACCGATTTAGACTATCTGGTGCAACGCACCAAGAACAATGCCGAGATGATCACGGCCATGATTATGGCTTATCTGGAACAAACTCCCCCTTTGATCAGCACCATGAAGCAGAGCCTGTTGAAACAGGATTGGAAAGCATTACAGGCCGCAGTACACAAAATGATTCCCTCTTTTTCCATTATGGGCATCAGCGCCGATTTTGAAAGTATGGCCAAAAAGGTGCAGGAATTTGCTCGTACCCAACAACAAACCGATGAAATTCAGAGCATGGTCTTGCAACTGGAAAACGTGTGCCAACAAGCCTGCCGTGAATTAGAGGAAGAACTCAAGCGGATCAAAAAAATCAACCCATGA
- a CDS encoding YihY/virulence factor BrkB family protein has product MKMSLLSRLSPKNLWLGFLAFGRLLRLAAWEFLGDNGPKLSASLAYYTLFSMAPMLLIVIAIGSILLGKEAAEGYLYLQFEGLMGTTGAIQLQELINNVRISGDTPWVTAVGILTFFLGATGVFIEIQDSINIIWSIRAKPKRSWLRFITTRLVSFSMVVGIGFLLLVSLVLSATLSLLDNWISTNVISFAWLAYIISNILTLSIVLLLFAVIFKVLPDAQLKWKDVLVGSAFTAVLFLLGKYVINLYLSQSTTLSVYGGAGAVVLIILWVYYSAFILYFGAEFTKIYANEHGGKIRPNPFAVFVEIKEIVVEKPVFISDEVKV; this is encoded by the coding sequence ATGAAAATGTCTTTGCTTTCCCGACTTTCCCCTAAAAACCTTTGGCTAGGTTTCCTCGCTTTCGGGCGCTTGCTGCGCCTGGCCGCATGGGAGTTCCTTGGCGACAATGGACCCAAATTGAGTGCATCGCTGGCCTACTACACCCTCTTTTCGATGGCGCCCATGTTGCTGATCGTGATTGCGATTGGCAGTATTTTGCTGGGAAAAGAAGCGGCGGAGGGCTACCTCTATCTACAGTTCGAGGGGCTGATGGGGACAACCGGTGCGATCCAATTGCAGGAACTGATCAACAATGTCCGCATCTCTGGCGACACGCCCTGGGTGACGGCCGTCGGAATCCTTACTTTTTTTCTGGGCGCAACCGGGGTTTTTATTGAAATCCAGGATTCCATCAACATCATCTGGTCCATCCGGGCCAAGCCAAAACGGAGTTGGCTGCGCTTCATCACAACCCGCCTGGTTTCTTTTTCGATGGTGGTGGGCATTGGTTTTTTGTTGTTGGTTTCATTGGTCTTGAGTGCCACCTTGAGTTTGCTCGACAACTGGATCAGCACCAACGTCATCTCTTTTGCCTGGCTGGCCTACATCATCAGCAATATATTGACCCTGAGTATTGTACTGCTGCTGTTTGCGGTAATTTTCAAAGTATTGCCCGATGCCCAATTGAAATGGAAAGATGTTTTGGTGGGTTCGGCTTTTACTGCCGTATTGTTCTTGCTAGGGAAATATGTGATCAATCTGTACCTCAGTCAGTCCACTACTCTATCGGTTTACGGCGGCGCTGGCGCCGTGGTACTGATCATCCTGTGGGTGTATTATTCAGCCTTCATCCTCTATTTCGGCGCGGAATTCACCAAGATTTATGCCAATGAACATGGGGGGAAGATCCGCCCCAATCCATTTGCTGTTTTTGTAGAAATAAAAGAAATTGTCGTCGAAAAGCCTGTATTCATCTCCGACGAGGTAAAAGTTTAG
- a CDS encoding Thivi_2564 family membrane protein — MTILNVLIVLVVVGLVLWLINNYIPMDAKIKSILNVVVLIVVVLWLLRAFGLLNALNVPI, encoded by the coding sequence ATGACTATTCTGAATGTATTAATTGTCTTAGTTGTAGTTGGCCTGGTGCTTTGGTTGATCAACAACTATATCCCAATGGACGCCAAAATCAAAAGTATCCTCAACGTGGTGGTTTTGATCGTCGTTGTGCTTTGGTTATTGCGTGCATTTGGACTTTTGAACGCCTTGAATGTGCCCATCTAA
- a CDS encoding catalase: MKDSNPSIKDSNTAKIDDLAQNTENGQGEFLTTNHGLRINDDQNSLKAGERGATLLEDFQLREKITHFDHERIPERIVHARGSGAHGYFELHESMTPYTKAKFLQTPGTQTPVFVRFSTVAGSRGSTDLARDVRGFSVKFYTEEGNYDLVGNNVPVFFIQDAMKFPDLIHAVKPEPHHEMPQAGSAHDTFWDFVSLMPESMHMIMWAMSDRALPRSLRMMEGFGVHTFRLVNENNESVFVKFHWKPVLGVHAVSWDEAQKISGKDSDFHRRDLWEAIDSGNFPEWNFGVQIVPESDEHKFEFDLLDPTKLIPEELVPVQIIGKMVLNRNPDNFFAETEQVAFHPGHIVSGIDFSNDPLLQGRLFSYTDTQLSRLGSPNFHEIPINRPIAPVHNNQRDGHMRQTINTGQSSYHPNKVGNGCPFQAKASEGGFVAYNKRIDARKIRARSPSFFDHFSQATLFFNSQSEVEKNHIVAALQFELGKLETEAIRLRIVYMLTQVDESLAARVAKGLGIAVPPAPELPLNQSIPADGDPEKFQPTPMVSSIKMSKALSMAGTVKDNIKTRQIAILATDGVDKVSLLTMKQVLEDAGAQTKIIAPHLGFITPNNGNPIKVDQSFLTAASVLFDAVYVPDGQQSSAALAQEQDAIHFINEAYKHCKAIAADGAGVKLIDATAAGVKIHSAGKADKSSLALGVVLNGEATEFVSAIAQHRFWEREKSGKVPA, translated from the coding sequence TTGAAAGACTCCAATCCATCCATAAAAGATTCCAATACAGCAAAAATTGACGACCTGGCTCAAAACACGGAGAACGGGCAGGGTGAATTCCTTACGACCAATCATGGACTGCGGATTAATGATGATCAAAACTCCTTAAAAGCCGGAGAGCGGGGGGCAACCCTGCTGGAGGACTTCCAATTGCGGGAAAAAATAACTCATTTTGATCATGAGCGCATTCCGGAACGCATCGTACATGCCCGGGGAAGTGGAGCGCACGGATACTTCGAGCTGCATGAATCCATGACCCCATACACCAAAGCTAAATTCTTGCAAACTCCCGGTACACAAACCCCGGTATTTGTTCGATTCAGTACAGTAGCAGGTTCACGTGGCTCAACCGATTTGGCGCGGGATGTCAGGGGCTTTTCCGTTAAGTTTTATACCGAAGAAGGCAACTACGATTTGGTGGGGAACAACGTACCCGTGTTCTTTATCCAGGACGCCATGAAGTTTCCCGATCTTATCCACGCCGTCAAGCCGGAGCCGCACCACGAAATGCCGCAAGCCGGATCGGCGCACGATACTTTTTGGGATTTTGTTTCGCTGATGCCCGAGAGCATGCACATGATCATGTGGGCCATGAGTGACCGTGCCCTACCGCGCAGTTTGCGCATGATGGAAGGCTTTGGGGTACACACCTTCCGCCTGGTCAATGAAAACAATGAATCCGTTTTTGTAAAATTTCACTGGAAACCCGTATTGGGCGTACACGCGGTGTCCTGGGACGAAGCCCAAAAAATATCCGGGAAGGATTCCGATTTTCACCGCAGAGATTTATGGGAAGCCATTGATTCGGGTAATTTTCCGGAATGGAATTTTGGGGTACAGATTGTACCGGAAAGTGACGAGCATAAATTTGAATTCGACTTGCTTGATCCCACCAAACTCATTCCCGAGGAACTTGTTCCGGTACAAATCATTGGCAAAATGGTCTTGAACCGCAACCCCGACAACTTCTTTGCCGAAACCGAGCAGGTGGCTTTTCACCCGGGGCACATTGTGTCGGGCATTGATTTCAGCAACGATCCCTTGTTGCAAGGACGTTTGTTTTCTTACACCGACACCCAACTGAGCCGCTTGGGAAGCCCTAATTTTCACGAAATACCCATCAACCGTCCCATTGCCCCGGTACACAACAACCAACGCGACGGCCACATGCGCCAAACCATCAACACCGGTCAATCCAGCTACCATCCGAATAAGGTAGGAAATGGCTGCCCCTTTCAGGCCAAGGCCAGTGAAGGCGGATTTGTTGCCTACAATAAACGGATTGATGCCCGAAAAATCCGCGCACGCAGCCCCAGCTTTTTTGACCATTTCAGCCAGGCCACCTTGTTTTTCAACAGCCAAAGCGAGGTGGAGAAAAACCACATTGTTGCCGCATTACAGTTTGAATTGGGCAAACTGGAAACCGAGGCAATCCGACTACGCATCGTATACATGCTGACGCAGGTGGATGAATCCCTGGCGGCAAGGGTGGCCAAGGGATTGGGTATCGCAGTACCCCCCGCGCCAGAACTGCCCCTCAACCAGAGTATTCCCGCCGATGGAGACCCCGAAAAATTTCAACCTACACCAATGGTTTCTTCCATAAAAATGTCCAAGGCACTGAGCATGGCGGGCACAGTAAAGGACAACATCAAAACCCGGCAGATCGCCATACTGGCTACCGATGGTGTTGACAAAGTTTCTTTGCTTACCATGAAACAAGTGCTGGAAGATGCCGGTGCCCAAACCAAAATCATCGCGCCCCACTTGGGTTTTATTACCCCCAATAACGGCAACCCGATCAAAGTAGATCAAAGTTTTTTGACGGCAGCCTCGGTTTTATTTGACGCGGTATACGTACCAGATGGTCAACAGAGCAGTGCGGCACTGGCGCAAGAACAAGATGCCATCCATTTTATCAACGAAGCGTACAAGCACTGTAAAGCAATCGCTGCGGATGGAGCAGGGGTAAAATTGATCGATGCTACTGCTGCTGGAGTAAAAATACACAGCGCTGGCAAAGCGGATAAAAGTTCGCTTGCACTGGGCGTAGTGCTGAATGGCGAAGCCACTGAATTTGTCAGTGCCATCGCGCAACACCGTTTCTGGGAACGCGAAAAATCAGGTAAAGTTCCAGCGTAA
- a CDS encoding universal stress protein: MRKIKNIIVPTDFSVTARNAYQYAQGLAQVLGASITVVHVKEHFIPVSELNIAPFFENEEIQLAEAMVMFVAEEQAANDGTIVKSKIKTQILRGDPTGSLIELSADPDTDLMVIGTTGLQDVISKAMGSISGTVASKASCPVILVPPLAEWVPIERMLYASNYESMAPGLIGEATDFARFFLADTHFVHVDDTVFEEKSKTDGVSWDKLFSMIDPKLSYQTHAIYGSNTIEELKKYAEKHHIDLMVFVSKHRSFWENLFHQSTTQNMAVSTDIPMMVLHLDDKS, from the coding sequence ATGAGAAAGATAAAAAACATTATCGTTCCAACTGATTTTTCAGTGACGGCACGCAATGCTTATCAATACGCCCAGGGCTTAGCCCAAGTCCTGGGCGCCTCTATCACGGTTGTACACGTCAAAGAGCACTTTATCCCCGTTTCAGAACTCAATATTGCCCCGTTTTTTGAAAACGAAGAAATCCAGCTGGCTGAAGCCATGGTCATGTTTGTAGCTGAAGAACAAGCCGCCAATGATGGAACAATTGTAAAAAGTAAAATCAAAACCCAAATCCTTCGGGGGGACCCCACAGGTAGCTTGATAGAGCTATCTGCGGACCCTGATACCGATTTGATGGTCATCGGCACTACGGGTTTGCAAGATGTGATTTCGAAAGCCATGGGTTCCATTTCCGGTACAGTGGCCAGCAAGGCCAGTTGCCCAGTCATACTCGTCCCACCGCTTGCAGAATGGGTGCCCATTGAACGGATGCTCTACGCCAGCAATTACGAATCGATGGCGCCCGGCCTGATTGGAGAGGCAACCGATTTTGCCCGCTTTTTTCTTGCGGACACCCATTTTGTGCATGTAGACGATACGGTCTTTGAGGAAAAAAGTAAAACCGATGGAGTCAGTTGGGATAAACTTTTTTCCATGATCGACCCCAAATTAAGCTACCAAACGCACGCCATTTATGGCAGCAATACCATTGAGGAACTGAAAAAATACGCAGAAAAGCACCACATCGATCTGATGGTTTTTGTCAGTAAACACCGCAGTTTTTGGGAGAATTTGTTCCACCAGAGCACTACCCAAAACATGGCTGTTTCTACCGATATACCCATGATGGTGCTGCATTTGGATGATAAATCGTAA
- a CDS encoding ferritin-like domain-containing protein: MHNSEKGVAHGLRALLVNELKDIYWAEQALVKAIPKMIKHASAVELIEALTMHHKVTEEHVSRLEAVFSSLGEKPESKKCEAIAGLIMEAEGIMEKTEAGMVRDAGIILATQKIEHYEIATYGTLRTFARTLGEQKATALLQETLDQEKEVDVKLTQIAESFVNEEAVTGVA, from the coding sequence ATGCACAACTCAGAAAAAGGAGTAGCGCACGGTTTGCGCGCTTTGTTGGTCAATGAACTCAAAGACATTTATTGGGCAGAACAAGCGCTGGTCAAGGCGATCCCTAAAATGATCAAGCATGCCAGCGCGGTGGAATTGATTGAGGCACTTACCATGCACCATAAAGTGACGGAAGAGCATGTAAGCAGACTGGAAGCAGTTTTTTCATCCCTGGGTGAAAAACCGGAATCAAAAAAATGCGAAGCCATTGCCGGCCTGATCATGGAAGCTGAAGGAATCATGGAAAAAACCGAAGCAGGAATGGTTCGGGATGCTGGAATTATTCTGGCGACGCAAAAAATTGAACATTACGAAATCGCCACCTACGGTACCCTCCGAACTTTTGCCAGAACCCTGGGAGAGCAGAAAGCAACTGCTTTGTTGCAAGAAACACTAGACCAGGAAAAAGAAGTCGATGTCAAACTGACCCAAATCGCTGAATCCTTTGTCAATGAGGAAGCAGTGACAGGTGTTGCGTAA